A genomic stretch from Plutella xylostella chromosome 14, ilPluXylo3.1, whole genome shotgun sequence includes:
- the LOC105392985 gene encoding putative Ras-related protein Rab-33 — MADAPSKVIPGLQQQKVFKIIVLGDSGVGKTCLTYRFSERQFLDKSEATIGVDFRERTVKINNEDIKLQLWDTAGQERFRRSMVSYYYRNVHAVVIVYDVTKPETFHSIASWIQEVDRHGLMGTPRVLVGNKCDCGTPESRLATAYAQRLADKYGMPLFETSALLDSECNNVEAIFMTLAHKLYSKQPLRLITVEGEPGHSRVKLRPQRSELAAPAATDHCLCS, encoded by the exons ATGGCTGATGCTCCCTCAAAAGTTATACCTGGGCTACAGCAACAGAAAGTGTTTAAAATCATTGTTTTGGGCGATTCCGGAGTTGGAAAAACTTGTCTGACTTACCGCTTTAGTGAGCGGCAGTTTTTAGATAAATCTGAGGCAACTATTGGCGTAGATTTCCGAGAGAGAACCGTTAAGATCAATAATGAAGACATTAAA CTTCAGCTGTGGGATACTGCAGGTCAAGAGAGGTTCCGCCGGTCCATGGTCTCCTACTACTACAGGAACGTTCACGCCGTCGTCATCGTGTATGATGTCACTAAACCAGAAACCTTCCAT tcAATAGCAAGTTGGATCCAGGAGGTGGACCGTCACGGGCTGATGGGCACCCCGCGCGTGCTGGTCGGCAACAAGTGTGACTGCGGTACTCCCGAGTCAAGGCTGGCCACCGCATATGCTCAGAGATTGGCCGACAAATATGGCATGCCG TTGTTTGAAACATCGGCCCTGCTGGACTCCGAGTGCAACAATGTGGAGGCGATCTTCATGACCCTCGCTCACAAACTGTACTCCAAACAACCATTGAGGCTAATCACTGTAGAG GGCGAGCCGGGACACTCGCGAGTGAAGCTTCGACCGCAGAGGTCAGAGctggccgcgcccgccgccaccGACCACTGTCTGTGCAGCTAA
- the LOC105394855 gene encoding DNA excision repair protein ERCC-6: MVDINKYLETQLALAKQRCELKNNDKEKLVSSKSKAAADLISKKQDRQSHKSNPNKNSEPDFQIPSTSSVVKSDDDSDYQPSGDDEDEVPQKTVTPHPRPRQRQNVKKILDDGDKAVYNERIKIWRNNLKAACAGQFEESSLTADIQYICDGNKDPEEIHELQNGLCIPTYIWKQLYKYQRVGVKWLWELHQIQAGGLLGDEMGLGKTVQIIAFLAGLSKTDGGAWGGLGPSIIVAPATVIYQWVSHFHYWCPHLRVAVLHHSGSHGGNHHKLIRDIHESHGILLITYAGIVKYSKDLLSQRWHYIILDEGHKIRNPDTQVSKFVKKFQTPHKLLITGSPMQNSLQELWSLFDFMRPGLLGTHAAFMDHFALPITQGGYANATEIQEATALEIAIALKNMITPYMLRRTKAEVQEHIKLPEKSEQVLFCALSQEQRDLYMGYLMSGTVRSILDKESRYGDPLRARILVALCTLRKICNHPDLYLYEAQEELEEIDEDKFGYWKRSGKMTVVHSLLKIWQKQGHRALIFSQSRAMLCILEQFLQQQDYKYLRMDGTVSVGLRQNIIKTFNENSEYLVFLATTRVGGLGVNLTGADRVIIFDPDWNPATDSQAKERAWRIGQLRNVTVYRLISAGTIEEKIYQRQVFKHLLSNKVLVDPNQKNVLTTSTLQGLFTLEDLNCDGDTETSSLFKHTKVILDKKTKDKKEQKDSESMSYSQKKKLDAMRKMAKAISKKIAANVKNKSNDIDPREEYKKKRELQLNPPVIEEPEVNLVDDKETNVPFDKVISEIDIINMHSKKDYEENLINEVLKAQEQAKIDSVPSTSTDDVQHETIIDDVMDIVDDENETITQPDPKQSSKTDMIKTGEKETDSNKKASKRKIESPEPEIDNLVAVKKVKKKKHKHEKNVKSSDDDYVLSKLFAKSTVKNALQHDVVVGLAEKEKRYRVKEEATRKAREAVRAVKFSSK, from the coding sequence ATGGTTGACATAAACAAGTATTTAGAAACTCAGCTAGCTTTAGCAAAACAACGGTGTGAACTTAAAAATAACGATAAAGAGAAACTAGTTTCAAGCAAAAGCAAAGCTGCTGCTGATTTAATATCTAAGAAACAAGACAGGCAATCACACAAAAGTAACCCCAACAAAAATAGTGAGCCAGACTTTCAGATACCAAGCACATCCTCAGTAGTGAAGTCTGATGACGACAGTGACTACCAACCATCCGGCGACGATGAAGATGAAGTGCCACAGAAAACAGTGACTCCACATCCTCGTCCGAGACAAAGGCAAAATGTCAAAAAGATCCTTGATGATGGTGACAAAGCTGTATACAATGAGAGAATTAAAATCTGGAGAAATAACTTGAAAGCAGCATGTGCAGGCCAGTTCGAGGAGAGCTCATTAACAGCTGACATTCAGTACATCTGTGACGGAAACAAAGACCCCGAGGAAATACATGAGCTACAAAATGGCCTGTGCATCCCAACCTACATATGGAAACAGCTTTACAAGTATCAGAGAGTAGGTGTGAAGTGGTTATGGGAACTACACCAGATACAAGCAGGAGGGTTGCTTGGTGATGAGATGGGATTAGGGAAAACTGTTCAAATCATTGCATTCCTGGCTGGACTCTCTAAGACTGATGGTGGCGCCTGGGGTGGGCTGGGCCCGTCCATCATTGTAGCTCCAGCCACGGTCATCTACCAGTGGGTCTCTCACTTCCATTACTGGTGTCCACATCTGAGGGTGGCAGTTCTACACCATTCTGGCTCTCACGGAGGCAATCACCATAAATTAATCAGAGATATTCATGAATCTCATGGAATTTTGTTGATAACCTATGCTGGCATAGTCAAGTATAGCAAAGATCTGCTTTCACAAAGATGGCATTACATCATACTGGATGAAGGACACAAAATAAGGAACCCTGACACACAAGTGAGCAAGTTTGTGAAGAAGTTTCAGACTCCTCACAAATTGTTGATAACTGGATCTCCTATGCAAAATAGTTTGCAGGAGCTGTGGTCTCTCTTTGACTTCATGAGGCCAGGACTGCTTGGTACACATGCAGCTTTTATGGACCACTTTGCTTTGCCCATCACTCAGGGTGGGTATGCAAATGCTACAGAAATACAAGAGGCCACAGCTCTAGAAATTGCTATAGCATTAAAGAACATGATTACCCCTTACATGTTGAGGAGAACCAAAGCAGAGGTTCAGGAGCATATAAAGCTTCCAGAGAAAAGTGAGCAAGTGTTGTTTTGTGCCCTGAGCCAGGAACAGAGAGACCTATACATGGGATACCTGATGAGTGGAACAGTCAGGAGTATTCTAGACAAAGAAAGCAGATATGGTGACCCTCTCAGAGCCAGAATACTTGTAGCTTTATGTACATTAAGAAAGATATGCAACCACCCAGACCTCTACTTGTATGAAGCTCAAGAAGAATTAGAGGAAATTGATGAAGATAAATTTGGTTACTGGAAAAGATCTGGTAAAATGACTGTTGTGCATTCACTTTTGAAGATCTGGCAAAAACAAGGCCACAGAGCTCTAATATTCTCACAGTCTCGGGCAATGCTGTGTATACTAGAGCAATTCCTACAACAGCAagattacaaatatttaagaaTGGATGGTACTGTCAGTGTTGGCCTtagacaaaatattataaaaactttcaatgAAAATTCAGAATACTTAGTATTCCTGGCTACTACAAGAGTAGGAGGCCTTGGTGTTAACTTGACTGGTGCTGACAGGGTTATAATCTTTGACCCTGATTGGAACCCAGCTACTGACAGCCAGGCGAAAGAGAGAGCCTGGAGAATTGGCCAGCTAAGAAATGTTACAGTCTACAGGCTTATTTCTGCTGGCACCATtgaggaaaaaatatatcaaagaCAAGTATTTAAACACTTACTCAGTAATAAGGTGTTAGTAGATCCCAATCAAAAGAATGTCCTAACAACAAGCACACTGCAGGGGCTATTTACACTTGAAGATTTAAACTGTGATGGAGATACAGAGACTTCTTCACTTTTTAAACATACTAAAGTTATTCTCgacaaaaaaactaaagatAAAAAGGAACAAAAAGACAGTGAATCCATGTCATATTCTCAAAAGAAGAAACTGGATGCAATGAGAAAAATGGCAAAGGCAATAAGTAAAAAGATTGCTgcaaatgttaaaaataaaagcaatGATATAGATCCTAGAGAGGAATACAAGAAAAAGAGGGAATTGCAATTAAATCCACCAGTAATAGAAGAGCCTGAAGTAAACTTAGTTGATGATAAAGAAACTAATGTCCCATTTGACAAGGTCATCTCAGAAATAGATATCATAAATATGCATTCCAAGAAAGACTATGAGGAAAACTTAATAAATGAGGTATTGAAAGCTCAGGAACAAGCAAAAATCGATAGTGTACCTTCAACATCAACAGATGACGTTCAGCATGAAACAATTATAGATGATGTAATGGATATTGTAGATGATGAAAATGAAACAATTACTCAGCCAGACCCAAAACAAAGTTCTAAAACTGATATGATTAAAACTGGTGAAAAAGAAACAGATAGTAATAAAAAAGCTTCTAAAAGAAAAATAGAATCTCCTGAACCAGAAATAGATAACTTAGTAGCTGTAAAAAAAGTGAAGAAAAAGAAGCATAAACATGAGAAGAATGTTAAAAGCAGTGATGATGATTACGTTTTAAGTAAATTGTTTGCTAAATCAACAGTTAAGAATGCCTTACAGCATGATGTTGTAGTTGGACTTGCAGAAAAGGAGAAGAGATACCGAGTGAAAGAGGAGGCAACAAGAAAAGCAAGGGAAGCAGTTCGCGCTGTAAAATTTTCCTCCAAGTAA